CGTCGCCGACCCCGAGCCGTTCGAACGGGAGATCCGGGCCCGCGGACCGTGGTTCCGCAGCGAACAGCTGGACGCCTGGGTGACCGCGGACCCCGAGGTGGCGGCGGCCGTCCTGGCCGACCCGCGCTTCGGCACGCTGGACCGGGCCGGACGCCGCCCGGACGAGGAACTGCTGCCCCTCGCCGAGGCGTTCCCCCACCACGAACGCGCGGAGCTCGTACGCCTGCGGGCGCTGGCCGCCCCGGTGCTCAGCCGGTACGCCCCGGCCCAGGCGCCCTGCGCGGCGCGCACCACCGCCCGCAGAGTGCTCGGCCGCCTGCTGCCCACCGGTGACGCCGGGTTCGACCTTGTCGGCGAGGTCGCCCGGCCCTACGCCGTCGAGCTGATGCTCAGGCTCCTCGGAGTGCCGGGCCGCGACCGCGCCACCGCCGCGCGGGCACTCGCCGCCTGCGGCCCCCAGCTCGACGCCCGGATGGCCCCGCAACTGCTGACCGTGGCCCGGGAGTCCGCCGACGCCGTCCGCACACTGGCCGACCTGGTCCCCGAGCTCGTCGCGGAGAAGTCCCGGGGCCTCGGGAACGCCGAGCCCCGGCCCGACGACGTGCTCGCCCTCCTCCTGCACGACGGCGTCGCCCCCGGCGACGTCGAGCGCATCGCGCTGCTCCTCGCGGTCGGCGCACCCGAACCCGTCGTCACCGCCGTCGCGCACACGGTCCACCGGCTGCTCGGCCGGCCGGGGGAGTGGGAGAGGGCCCGCCGGACGCCGGCCGCGGCGAACGCCGTCGACCAGGTGCTGCGCGAGCGCCCCCCGGCCCGGCTGGAGAACCGGGTCGCGCACACCGGCCTCGAACTCGGCGGCCGCCGGATCACCGCCGACGAGCACGTCGTGGTGCTGGCCGCCGCCGGACGGGAGATCCCCGGGCCGGAGCCGCTCGGGGGCGCCGACGGACCGCACCTGGCGCTCGCCCTCCCGCTGATCCGCCTGGCCGCCACCACCGCGGTCCAGGTCACGGCCGGCCGCCTGCCCGGCCTGCGGGCCGAGGGACCGCCCCTGACCCGGCCGCGGTCACCGGTCCTGGGCGCCTGCGCCCGCCTCCGGGTCCACCCGGGATGACCCCGCCGTCCGTACGCCCCCTCCCAGACCGGAGCCGCTGTGCGCGTCCTGCTGACATCCCTCGCCCACAACACCCACTACTACAGTCTGGTGCCCCTCGCCTGGGCGCTGCGCGCCGCCGGGCACGAGGTACGGGTGGCGAGCCCGCCCTCCCTCACCGACGTCATCACCTCCACCGGCCTGACCGCCGTACCGGTGGGCGACGACCGACCGGCCGCGGAGCTGCTCGCCGAGATGGGCAGCGACCTCGTCCCCTACCAGCGGGGCTTCGAGTTCGGTGAGGTGGAGAGCGAGGAGGAGACCACCTGGGAGTACCTGCTCGGCCAGCAGAGCATGATGGCCGCCCTGTGCTTCGCCCCGTTCAACGGCGCCGCCACGATGGACGAGATCGTCGACTTCGCCCGTGGCTGGCGGCCCGACCTGGTCGTGTGGGAACCCTGGACCTACGCGGGGCCGGTCGCGGCCCGCGCCTGCGGTGCCGCCCACGCGCGCATCCTGTGGGGCCCCGACGCCATCGGACGCTCCCGCCTGCGCTTCCTCGCCGCCCTCGACGGGATGCCGGAGGAACTGCGCGAGGACCCCATCGCCGAATGGCTCGGCTGGACGCTGGACCGGTACGGGCTCGCCTTCGACGAACGCGACGTGCTCGGCCACTGGGTGATCGACCCGGGCCCGCGCAGCACCCGCCTCGACCTGGGCCAGACCACGGTGCCCATGTGCTACGTGCCCTACAACGGGCGCTCCGTGATCGAACCCTGGCTCGGCAAGAAGCCCGACCGCCCCCGCGTCTGCCTCACCCTCGGCGTGTCCGCCCGCGAGACCTACGGCCGCGACGCGGTCTCCTACTCCGAACTGCTGGAGGCGCTCGGCCGGCTGGACATCGAGGTGGTGGCCACCCTGGACACCTCCCAGCTCGACCGCCTGGGCACCCTCCCCGACAACGTCGTGCCCGTGGACTTCGTACCGCTCGACGCGCTGCTGCCGAGCTGCGCCGCGATCATCCACCACGGCGGAGCGGGCACCTGGTCCACCGCCCTGCGCCACGGAGTGCCGCAGATCCTGCTGCCCTCCCTGTGGGACGCGCCGCTCAAGGCGCAGCAACTCCAGCGCCTGTCCGCCGGGTTCGACCTGCCCGCGGCGACGCTCACGGCGCGCGGTCTGGCCGACGCGGTGCACACGGCCGTGCACGACCCCGCGATCAGGGCGGGCGCGCGGCGGCTGAGCGAGGAGATGCTCGCCGACCCCACGCCCGCCGGGATCATCCCCACCCTGGAGCGCCTCACCGCCCTGCACCGGGCCACCTGACGACACGAGCGATCGGAGACCGTTCCATGCCCGAAAGCCATGCGCAGAGCGCGCTGCTCGCCGCGATCACCGCCGCGGACCGCACCCCCGAGGACATCGCGGCGCTGCCCCTGCCCGAGTCCTTCCGCGCCGTGACCGTCCGCAAAGAGGACACCGACATGTTCCGCGGGATGCCGAGCGCGGACAAGGACCCGCGCAAGTCCCTGCACGTCGACGAGGTGCCGCTGCCCGAAGTGGGGCCCGGGGAGGCGCTGGTCGCGGTGATGGCCAGCTCCGTCAACTACAACACGGTCTGGTCCTCCATCTTCGAGCCCCTCCCGACGTTCGGCTTCCTGGAGCGCTACGGGCGCACCTCGCCGCTGGCCGCGCGCCACGACCTGCCGTACCACATCCTCGGTTCCGACCTGTCCGGCGTGGTGCTGCGCACGGGACCCGGCGTGAACGTCTGGAAACCCGGTGACGAGGTCGTCGCGCACTGTCTGTCGGTGGAGCTGGAGAGCCCCGACGGGCACGACGACACCATGCTCGACCCGGCCCAGCGCATCTGGGGCTTCGAGACCAACTTCGGGGGCCTGGCCGAGGTGGCCCTCGTCAAGTCCAACCAGCTGATGCCCAAGGCGGCCCATCTGACCTGGGAGGAGGCCGCCGCGCCCGGTCTGGTCAACTCCACCGCCTACCGCCAGCTGGTCTCCCGCAACGGCGCCGGCATGAAGCAGGGCGACAACGTGCTGATCTGGGGCGCCAGCGGCGGCCTGGGCTCGTACGCCACCCAGCTGGCCCTCGCCGGCGGGGCCCACCCCGTCTGCGTGGTCTCCAGCGCGCGCAAGGCCGAGGTGTGCCGGGCCATGGGCGCGGAGGCCATCATCGACCGCTCCGCCGAGGACTACCGCTTCTGGAGCGACGAGGACACCCAGGACCCGCGGGAGTGGAAGCGCTTCGGCAAGCGCATCCGCGAGGTCACCGGGGGCGAGGACGTCGACATCGTCTTCGAGCACCCCGGCCGGGAGACCTTCGGGGCGTCCGTCTACGTCACCCGCAGGGGCGGCACGATCGTCACCTGCGCCTCCACCTCGGGCTTCCGCCACGAGTTCGACAACCGCTACCTCTGGATGCACCTCAAGCGTATCGTCGGCACCCACTTCGCCAACTACCGCGAGGCGTGGGAGGCGAACCGGCTCGTCGCCAAGGGGAGGATCCACCCCACCCTCTCGCGCACCTACCCGCTGGCCGACACGGCGGTTGCCGTGCACGACGTGCACGGCAACCAGCACCAGGGCAAGGTCGGCGTGCTCTGCCTGGCGCCCACGGAGGGGCTGGGCGTGCGCGACGAGGAGAAGCGGGCGCGGCACATCGACGCGATCAACCGGTTCCGCTGACCGCCGTGGCCGGCCCTCGACGAGGGCCGGCCACGCCAGGGGGCCCGCACACGTCCGCCGCCGACCTGCCCGGGCAGGTCGGCGGCGGACGTGTGCGGGCCGGTGACGGCACCAGGTGCTCCGCACCCCGTGCGGACTCACTCCCGCCGGCGGGCCAGAGTGATCCCGTCGGCGACCGTCAGCAGGGCGATGTCCACGCGTTCGTCGTCGCGCAGCAGCTCGTTGAGCGCGCGCACGGCGACGGTGTCGGCGTCCTCGACGGCCGGGTCGGCCACCCGGCCGAAGAACAGGGTGTTGTCGACCGCCACCAGTCCGCCGGGGCGTACCAGGGCCAGCGCCTGCTCGTAGTAGTGCGGGTACCCGGTCTTGTCGGCGTCGACGAAGACCAGGTCGAACGAGCCGTCCCCCTCGTGCTCGCGGAGCTCGGCGAGGGTCCGGACGGCGTCGCCGACGCGCAGGTCGATCCGGGACTCCACCCCGGCCCGGCGCCAGTACGGTGCGCCGACGCCGGGCCACCTGTCGCTGATGTCGCAGGTGACGACGGTGCCGTCGGCGGGCAGTGCCCGCGCCATGCACAGCGTGCTGTACCCCGTGAAGGTGCCGATCTCCAGCACCCGCCGGGCACCGACGAGCCGGATCAGCAGGGCGAGGAACTGCGCCTCCTCGGGCATGATCTGCATGGCCCGGCCGCCGGGGAGCCCGGCGGTCACCTCGTGCAGTTCGCGCAGCAGGCCGTCGTCCCGCAGCGCGACGCTCCGGGCGTACTCCAGCAGCGCGGGGCTGAGAGCCGTCTGGTCTGCCACGCTCATCATCCTCTCGGGGTGGGTTCGTTCGTCGCTGCGGGGGTGTGCGCGGGCCCGGGTACGCCCGGGAGCAGGGGCACGCCGGCCGCGTCGGCCGCGGGTGAGTTCCGGGGAGCCGCGGTGGCGCCGGGCTTCGGACGGGAGGCGGACCTGCGGCTGCCGAACAGGCGCATGCAGGGCTGTTCGACGACGGTGTGCAGCAGACCGCCGGCCAGGACCGCCACCCCCAGCATCCCCAGGGACAGCGCGATCGCGGCCGGGGTGCTCCACTGCCGCTCGTAGCCCAGATCGCCGCCCATCAGCCGGTGTCCGTAGCGGATGATCAGGAAGTGGACCAGGTAGAAGGCGAAGGACCACTGGCCCAGCCGCACCAGCGTCGCCGAACGCAGCCCCGTGCGCCGGCCGTGCACGTCGGCGTCGGCCAGCGCCGTGATCAGCAGCGCGGCCGGTACGACGGAGCAGGCGACGAGGGTGAAGATCGGGGGCACCATCTGGGTGAGGCCGTAACTCGCGGCGAGGAGCGCCGTGCAGACCGCCGGACCGGGGCCCTTCCAGATCCCCGCGCGCAGGATCAGCGCCATCACGATGCCGAGGACGAACTCCAGCATGCGCACCGGCGGAAGCCAGTACGCGAACCAGACCTCGTTGAGCGACATCCCGGGGGCCACCTCCTCGCTCGCCGGGAGCAGGCCCGCCAGCAGGGGCACACACGTCACGGCCACGGCGATCCCCGCGGCGCACCACCACAGCCGCCGTGCGGGAATCCTGCGCACCAGCCGGTACCACAGCGGGAACGACAGATAGAAGGCGATCTCACAGGAGAGCGACCAGCTGGGCGTGTTGAAACTGGCCGTGAGGGTCGCGTCGGGAAGCCAGGACTGCACGAGCAGAACATTGGGCACCAGCCCGTCCCATACGGAACCGCCGGGAAGTACCGGCTCCGACAGGGAGAAAATGATGAGAGCCGCGATGCCGAACGTCGCGAGATGCAGCGGATAGATCTTCGCGATGCGGCGCCGCCAGAAAGTCGGCACGGAGTCCTCGTCGCGGGCCGACCAGGCGAGGACGAATCCACTCAGTATGAAGAAGATCGAGACCGCCATGGAACCGAGCGGGGTGATGTGCAGCAGTGCGCTGCCCACCTGCTGGTCGGCGAAGAAGCCCTGCTGGGCGATGTGACAGGCGAATACCGTCAGCGCCGCATACCAGCGGAGGCCGGTGAGTGACGACAGATCGACGCGCTGGAGCACTGGATTCTCGCTCCTCTTTTCGGGGGTGGGACCGGGGTCGGGACGACCGCAGGAACGGCTGAGTCATCCTGGGGCGCGGTGTGTTCGGCCGACAACCCGCAGATGACACAGTCAGCGGCCATCGGCCCGCGCCGCCCGGGGGACCCTCCGGACCTGACGAAGTCGGCCGGGAATCGCCCCCGTCGGAGTCATGGCGCCGGCCGCCCCCGACGAGACTGTGGCGAGTCGCCAGGAGCCGGAAATATCGCCGGGAACTCCGGTTCGCGCGCTGGTCACCGGTCGGGCCCGAAAGGCCCGCGGCCGAACGTCGGGATCGGGCCGGACGGTGGCTGAATTGCATGGGGTATACCGGTGGTTGATGGACCGTTGGGTCAAGACTTGGTAATGTCGCCGAGGTGACATTGAAATCCCCACTGCCACCGCAATCCGTCTCCGCACCCGCTGATTCACGCAGCACCGCGCGGAGAGAATGGGGTCAGAACTTCTTTCGTACAGCCGCCGCGGCCTGTCGTTTCTCCGCTCAGCTGGACGGTTCGGACACCATTCCGCCCGATTCTCCGAATGACCTGATGACCGTCGAAATAGGCGCGGGATCAGGGCGGGTGACCAAAGTGCTCGCCTCACCCGGGACGCCTTTACTCGCGGTGGAAATAGATCCCCGCTGGGCTCGGCGGCTGGCCGCCGAATCGCTGCCGGACGTCACGGTGGTGAACGAGGATTTCCTGACCCTGCAACTGCCCGGGCAGCCGGTCAGACTCATCGGGAATCTTCCCTTCGTCACCGGCACCAGAATGCTGAGGCGCTGCCTCGACATGGGTCCGGCGCGCATGCGGCAGGGCGTGTTCCTGTTGCAGCGGGAGTACGTGGGAAAGCGGACCGGAGCCTGGGGCGGAAACCTCTTCAACGCCCAGTGGGAGCCGTGGTACTCGTTCGACCGGGGCCTGGCCTTCTCACGCCAGGACTTCACCCCCGTACCGCGCGCGGACACCCAGACCCTGATGGTCGCCCCGCACCGCAGGCCGTCCGTGCCCTGGCGTGAGAAGGCCGCCTACCAGCGGTTCGTCCAACGGGTCTTCGACACCGGCCAGATGACGGTGGGCGACGCCGCGCGGAAGGTGCTGCGCCGCGGACACGCCCAGTTCGTGCGCGGGGCGGGCGTGAGGCCGGCCGACCGGGTCAAGGACCTCACGGTCCCGGAGTGGACCGCACTCTTCCGCGCCTACGGGCGGACGGCCGACCGCTGAGACCGCGCCCGCCTCCCCCGGGCGAGCCCGGAGGGGCAGGCGACGGACCCGTTCGCCGGAATCATTCGTTCGGGGGCCTCTTGAAGGAACGCCCGGCGACGTACATCCCCACCGCCATGAGCGCGGTGCTGGTCAGCAGCGCGCCGGGCACGCTCCACCCCGGGTCCCAGTCCAGCGCCAGGCGGCGGGCGCTGTCGACCGCGTACGTCACGGGGTTGAGGTGCGCCACCGAGCGCAGCCACTCCGGGAGGGCGTCCAGCGGGACGAACGCACTGGAGGCGAACATGAGCGGGAACATCACCAGAACCGCGAGGCTGGACATCACCTCCACGCTGCGCAGCCACGCCGCGAGGGCGATGAACCCCCAGATCAGCGACCAGATGACGAACAGGGTGAGCAACAGGGCGGCGGACGTGCCCCACAAACCCCCGGCCGGACGGAAGCCCAGCAGGATCACACCGACGGCCACGAGGACGACCAACTCGGTGAACACACGGACCAGATCGGCCAGCGACCGGGCGACCAGCACCAGGAACAGCCGGGCCGGCAGGACGCGGAAGCGCGCCACCATCCCGTTGTCCATGTCCCTGACCAGGCCCACCCCCGCGCCCTGGGCCGAGCCGATGCCGGTGGTGACCAGCAGCGCGGGCACCACGTAGTCGATGTAGCGCACGCCCTGCGGGAAGTCGTCCGGGTCGGCCATGCTGCCGAAGATCTCGCTCAGCAGCAACAGCATGATCACCGGTTGCATCAGGCTGAACAGCGCCAGGCGGCGGTCGCCGTACATGGAACGGATCTGCCGCGCGGTCAGTACCCACAGCTGGGTGCCGAGGCCGGCACCACGCCACACGGGGCCGGCCGGGGTACCGGTGTCGACCGCCACCTCCTTCACGGCGCGCTCCTGGATGGCCAACGGAACTCCTGGGGATCAGGCCGCGTCGGCGGCGGGTGAGGGATGGGTGAGCGCCAGGTAGACGTCGTCCAGGGACGGCTCCTTGACGGTCAGCTCGACGGCCTGCGTTCCGACGGTGTCCAGCGCGCGGATGACGCCCGCGATACCGGCCGAGGTGTCCACGGGCGTGGTCAGCGCGTGCTCCCCGGCGTCGGACCGCGGACGGAACCCGCCGGCGGTGAGCGCGGCGGCGGCGGCCGTCAGGTCGGCGGCGGGCGGAAGGACCACCCGCACCGACCGGTGGCCCAGGTCGGCCTTGAGCCGGTCGGTGGTGTCCGAGGCCACCACCCGGCCCTTCGACAGGACGGTGATCCAGTCGGCCAGCCGGTCCGCCTCGTCCAGGTACTGGGTGGTCAGCAGGA
This region of Streptomyces ambofaciens ATCC 23877 genomic DNA includes:
- a CDS encoding 23S rRNA (adenine(2058)-N(6))-methyltransferase Erm(Z), whose protein sequence is MTLKSPLPPQSVSAPADSRSTARREWGQNFFRTAAAACRFSAQLDGSDTIPPDSPNDLMTVEIGAGSGRVTKVLASPGTPLLAVEIDPRWARRLAAESLPDVTVVNEDFLTLQLPGQPVRLIGNLPFVTGTRMLRRCLDMGPARMRQGVFLLQREYVGKRTGAWGGNLFNAQWEPWYSFDRGLAFSRQDFTPVPRADTQTLMVAPHRRPSVPWREKAAYQRFVQRVFDTGQMTVGDAARKVLRRGHAQFVRGAGVRPADRVKDLTVPEWTALFRAYGRTADR
- a CDS encoding O-methyltransferase produces the protein MADQTALSPALLEYARSVALRDDGLLRELHEVTAGLPGGRAMQIMPEEAQFLALLIRLVGARRVLEIGTFTGYSTLCMARALPADGTVVTCDISDRWPGVGAPYWRRAGVESRIDLRVGDAVRTLAELREHEGDGSFDLVFVDADKTGYPHYYEQALALVRPGGLVAVDNTLFFGRVADPAVEDADTVAVRALNELLRDDERVDIALLTVADGITLARRRE
- a CDS encoding ABC transporter permease, whose amino-acid sequence is MAIQERAVKEVAVDTGTPAGPVWRGAGLGTQLWVLTARQIRSMYGDRRLALFSLMQPVIMLLLLSEIFGSMADPDDFPQGVRYIDYVVPALLVTTGIGSAQGAGVGLVRDMDNGMVARFRVLPARLFLVLVARSLADLVRVFTELVVLVAVGVILLGFRPAGGLWGTSAALLLTLFVIWSLIWGFIALAAWLRSVEVMSSLAVLVMFPLMFASSAFVPLDALPEWLRSVAHLNPVTYAVDSARRLALDWDPGWSVPGALLTSTALMAVGMYVAGRSFKRPPNE
- a CDS encoding activator-dependent family glycosyltransferase, which gives rise to MRVLLTSLAHNTHYYSLVPLAWALRAAGHEVRVASPPSLTDVITSTGLTAVPVGDDRPAAELLAEMGSDLVPYQRGFEFGEVESEEETTWEYLLGQQSMMAALCFAPFNGAATMDEIVDFARGWRPDLVVWEPWTYAGPVAARACGAAHARILWGPDAIGRSRLRFLAALDGMPEELREDPIAEWLGWTLDRYGLAFDERDVLGHWVIDPGPRSTRLDLGQTTVPMCYVPYNGRSVIEPWLGKKPDRPRVCLTLGVSARETYGRDAVSYSELLEALGRLDIEVVATLDTSQLDRLGTLPDNVVPVDFVPLDALLPSCAAIIHHGGAGTWSTALRHGVPQILLPSLWDAPLKAQQLQRLSAGFDLPAATLTARGLADAVHTAVHDPAIRAGARRLSEEMLADPTPAGIIPTLERLTALHRAT
- a CDS encoding acyltransferase family protein, whose protein sequence is MLQRVDLSSLTGLRWYAALTVFACHIAQQGFFADQQVGSALLHITPLGSMAVSIFFILSGFVLAWSARDEDSVPTFWRRRIAKIYPLHLATFGIAALIIFSLSEPVLPGGSVWDGLVPNVLLVQSWLPDATLTASFNTPSWSLSCEIAFYLSFPLWYRLVRRIPARRLWWCAAGIAVAVTCVPLLAGLLPASEEVAPGMSLNEVWFAYWLPPVRMLEFVLGIVMALILRAGIWKGPGPAVCTALLAASYGLTQMVPPIFTLVACSVVPAALLITALADADVHGRRTGLRSATLVRLGQWSFAFYLVHFLIIRYGHRLMGGDLGYERQWSTPAAIALSLGMLGVAVLAGGLLHTVVEQPCMRLFGSRRSASRPKPGATAAPRNSPAADAAGVPLLPGVPGPAHTPAATNEPTPRG
- the ccrA gene encoding crotonyl-CoA carboxylase/reductase gives rise to the protein MPESHAQSALLAAITAADRTPEDIAALPLPESFRAVTVRKEDTDMFRGMPSADKDPRKSLHVDEVPLPEVGPGEALVAVMASSVNYNTVWSSIFEPLPTFGFLERYGRTSPLAARHDLPYHILGSDLSGVVLRTGPGVNVWKPGDEVVAHCLSVELESPDGHDDTMLDPAQRIWGFETNFGGLAEVALVKSNQLMPKAAHLTWEEAAAPGLVNSTAYRQLVSRNGAGMKQGDNVLIWGASGGLGSYATQLALAGGAHPVCVVSSARKAEVCRAMGAEAIIDRSAEDYRFWSDEDTQDPREWKRFGKRIREVTGGEDVDIVFEHPGRETFGASVYVTRRGGTIVTCASTSGFRHEFDNRYLWMHLKRIVGTHFANYREAWEANRLVAKGRIHPTLSRTYPLADTAVAVHDVHGNQHQGKVGVLCLAPTEGLGVRDEEKRARHIDAINRFR
- a CDS encoding cytochrome P450 family protein, with protein sequence MPTLATETAPASTSTSAGTSTGVRALGRRLQLTRAAHWCAGNQGDPYALILRAVADPEPFEREIRARGPWFRSEQLDAWVTADPEVAAAVLADPRFGTLDRAGRRPDEELLPLAEAFPHHERAELVRLRALAAPVLSRYAPAQAPCAARTTARRVLGRLLPTGDAGFDLVGEVARPYAVELMLRLLGVPGRDRATAARALAACGPQLDARMAPQLLTVARESADAVRTLADLVPELVAEKSRGLGNAEPRPDDVLALLLHDGVAPGDVERIALLLAVGAPEPVVTAVAHTVHRLLGRPGEWERARRTPAAANAVDQVLRERPPARLENRVAHTGLELGGRRITADEHVVVLAAAGREIPGPEPLGGADGPHLALALPLIRLAATTAVQVTAGRLPGLRAEGPPLTRPRSPVLGACARLRVHPG